The proteins below are encoded in one region of Triticum aestivum cultivar Chinese Spring chromosome 1B, IWGSC CS RefSeq v2.1, whole genome shotgun sequence:
- the LOC123077611 gene encoding putative F-box/FBD/LRR-repeat protein At1g78760 codes for MAEIRPKSTFCGRKSKQCSDEASGSRSRSRSHKLARDCGCDGDLINNLPDVILATIVSLLPTKYGVRSQAVARRWRPLWRSEPLNLDASYDLCSNDFGRFSLVSRILCDHPGPARRFAFDRIHLHREEKRYAEEAAQLESWFNSPLLDNLQELDIVFSLLEYSCGQSEKEKRYPLPPSVLRLAPTLQLARIGSCDFPMEISPALNFPLLRQLDLWRVSISEDVFSGVLSGCHVLENLYLSEIRDVGCLRICSPTLRIIVISCLFEDNGELVIMEAPRLERLLLH; via the coding sequence atggccgaaattcggccgaaatccACTTTTTGCGGCCGAAAATCAAAACAGTGTTCCGACGAAGCGTCTGGGTCCAGGTCCAGGTCCAGGTCACACAAACTGGCACGTGATTGCGGCTGCGACGGCGATCTCATCAACAATCTTCCGGATGTTATCCTCGCCACCATCGTCTCCCTCCTCCCCACCAAGTACGGCGTCCGCTCGCAGGCCGTCGCCCGTAGATGGCGTCCTCTCTGGCGCTCAGAGCCTCTCAACCTCGACGCCTCCTACGACCTTTGCTCCAACGACTTCGGGCGCTTCTCCCTCGTCTCCAGGATCCTCTGCGATCACCCTGGCCCGGCCCGCCGCTTCGCTTTCGACCGCATCCACCTCCACAGAGAGGAAAAAAGGTACGCCGAGGAAGCCGCTCAGCTCGAGAGCTGGTTCAACTCCCCGCTCCTGGACAACCTCCAGGAACTCGATATCGTCTTCTCGCTCTTGGAATATTCGTGTGGGCAGTCTGAGAAGGAGAAGCGCTATCCGCTGCCACCGTCGGTGTTGCGCTTAGCACCAACCCTCCAATTGGCCAGGATTGGCTCCTGTGATTTTCCAATGGAGATTTCACCAGCGCTGAATTTCCCCCTCCTCAGGCAGCTCGACCTATGGCGCGTTTCCATCTCCGAGGATGTCTTCTCCGGGGTGCTCTCTGGCTGCCATGTCTTGGAGAACTTATACTTGTCTGAGATTCGTGATGTAGGTTGCCTCCGCATATGCTCGCCAACTCTCAGGATCATCGTCATCTCTTGTTTGTTTGAAGACAACGGAGAATTGGTCATTATGGAGGCCCCTCGCCTTGAAAGATTGTTGTTACATTAG